A portion of the Pseudomonas synxantha BG33R genome contains these proteins:
- a CDS encoding M91 family zinc metallopeptidase, protein MTKTIESEGTSASTFPRPRSPDLEASSQAWDAQVHKGVDGERHSQHVRQVPYDNPAGDGVIEIHPIFKDENVVIERQIFSPSQLDQLWFTTSDKPDTISIRSLAHLHSALHSSVNQPTILKPRRPIELPRLPSLAMRINETVYLIRLAPLQTLMLITQGGDDRIHIDDDVTTHITVRSGDGKDRILSAGHFTRIDTGPGDDLVTILDGNSHVEAGDGDDEVHVHKRSYTFIYGGPGNDILSGDGDTFIDGGDGQDHIIGGEGHNILSGAEDGDRIEAGRGTNVIYTGRGLDDVTRLKAKDTTYYSQNTTLTADCAVMTHADTPQIPASNEFASHIVHSEPGGLLHTGVEVQGSPSFISRVNDDLRLLLCSPTGKRLLAELTRAERKSGRPIIIHELIDRNNSEFIPDPDTAPDALMKGDKPGTPSYGGDIWYNTGVLFKATPSIISLFHELCHAYYYVTGMVESGLSEENYPRSRNRKVSNAEVQATGLPIVPVATTSADADDNSAPSAPPAPFEPPLFSENRLRQELGLPLRQHYNLM, encoded by the coding sequence ATGACCAAAACGATAGAGAGTGAAGGCACTTCGGCCTCCACATTCCCGCGACCACGCTCACCCGACCTGGAGGCCAGTTCACAGGCATGGGATGCACAAGTTCACAAAGGCGTCGACGGCGAGCGACACTCGCAACATGTGCGCCAAGTCCCCTATGACAACCCCGCCGGTGACGGCGTAATCGAAATCCATCCGATCTTCAAGGACGAAAACGTCGTTATCGAACGGCAGATCTTTAGCCCCAGCCAACTCGATCAATTGTGGTTCACCACTTCCGACAAGCCTGACACTATCAGCATCAGGTCGCTCGCACATCTGCATAGCGCGTTGCATTCATCAGTGAACCAGCCGACGATTTTAAAACCTCGTCGACCTATCGAACTTCCGCGCTTACCGTCCCTGGCCATGCGTATCAACGAGACGGTTTACTTGATCCGTCTTGCCCCACTCCAGACACTGATGTTGATCACTCAGGGTGGCGATGACCGCATTCACATCGATGATGACGTGACAACCCATATCACTGTCCGCAGCGGTGATGGCAAGGATCGAATCCTCAGCGCAGGTCATTTCACACGCATAGATACCGGCCCAGGGGACGATTTAGTCACTATTCTCGACGGCAACAGTCATGTTGAGGCCGGCGATGGCGATGACGAGGTGCATGTTCACAAACGCAGTTACACCTTCATTTACGGAGGGCCTGGCAACGACATACTCAGTGGTGACGGCGATACGTTTATCGACGGTGGAGACGGCCAGGACCATATTATCGGCGGCGAAGGGCACAACATTCTCAGTGGTGCCGAGGACGGCGACCGAATTGAGGCAGGCCGCGGAACAAACGTTATCTATACCGGCCGCGGGCTTGACGACGTCACTCGGCTAAAGGCTAAAGACACCACTTACTACAGCCAGAACACCACACTCACCGCTGACTGTGCCGTGATGACGCACGCCGACACACCGCAAATACCCGCCTCTAATGAATTCGCCTCCCACATTGTCCACAGTGAGCCTGGCGGCTTGTTGCATACCGGAGTTGAGGTACAGGGTAGCCCTTCATTTATCAGCCGGGTGAATGACGATCTACGCCTGCTGCTCTGTTCGCCTACCGGCAAGCGACTCCTGGCTGAACTCACCCGCGCAGAGCGCAAAAGCGGGCGACCGATCATCATCCATGAGCTGATTGATCGTAACAACAGCGAGTTCATTCCAGACCCAGACACCGCCCCAGACGCCTTGATGAAGGGGGACAAACCGGGCACACCCTCTTACGGTGGAGATATCTGGTACAACACAGGCGTTCTATTTAAAGCAACCCCGAGCATCATTAGCCTGTTTCACGAGTTGTGCCACGCCTACTACTACGTTACTGGCATGGTGGAAAGCGGGCTCAGCGAAGAAAATTATCCACGCAGCCGCAATCGAAAAGTGTCCAATGCGGAGGTGCAAGCCACAGGCTTACCCATCGTGCCTGTAGCGACAACGTCTGCCGATGCGGATGACAATTCAGCGCCCTCGGCCCCGCCTGCGCCCTTCGAGCCCCCGCTGTTCAGTGAAAACAGGTTACGCCAGGAGCTAGGACTTCCACTGCGCCAGCATTACAACCTGATGTAA
- the astE gene encoding succinylglutamate desuccinylase: MLALGKLLELTLAGREPAQKIQLTVDGVQMRWLSEGALEVRPPEALDNGSDLLLSSGIHGNETAPIELLDRLLHCIARGEIKPRSRILFLFGNPEAMRRGERYLELDINRLFNGRHEQNIGPEAMRAAELEQLARSFFSLPGRSRLHYDLHTAIRGSKIEQFALYPWKEDRQHSRRELERLNAAGMQAVLLQNKTSITFTAFTYEQLGAEAFTLELGKARPFGQNEGVDVSRLEARLKQIIEGNEPETGSLDGLQLFAVAREVIKHSDAFVMHLPADVENFSSLPKGYLLAEDVAKTRWVIEEEGARIIFPNPKVKNGLRAGILVVPSDGKELV; this comes from the coding sequence ATGCTCGCCCTCGGCAAACTGCTTGAACTGACCCTCGCCGGTCGCGAACCGGCGCAAAAAATTCAACTGACTGTCGACGGCGTGCAGATGCGCTGGCTCAGCGAGGGCGCGCTTGAAGTACGTCCTCCTGAAGCTTTGGACAACGGCAGTGACTTGCTGCTGTCGTCCGGCATCCATGGCAACGAAACCGCGCCGATCGAACTGCTCGACCGCCTGTTGCATTGCATCGCCCGTGGGGAAATCAAACCCCGCTCCCGTATTCTGTTTCTGTTCGGCAATCCCGAGGCCATGCGCCGCGGCGAGCGTTATCTCGAACTGGACATCAACCGGCTGTTCAACGGCCGGCATGAACAAAACATCGGCCCCGAGGCCATGCGCGCCGCCGAGCTTGAGCAATTGGCCCGCAGCTTTTTCAGCCTGCCTGGCCGCTCGCGCCTGCATTACGACCTGCATACCGCGATTCGTGGTTCGAAAATCGAGCAGTTTGCGTTGTACCCGTGGAAGGAAGACCGACAGCATTCACGCCGAGAGCTGGAGCGCCTGAACGCTGCCGGCATGCAGGCGGTACTTCTGCAGAACAAAACCTCGATTACCTTCACCGCGTTCACCTACGAGCAACTCGGCGCCGAGGCTTTCACCCTGGAGTTGGGCAAGGCGCGCCCGTTCGGGCAGAACGAGGGCGTGGATGTGTCGCGCCTGGAAGCGCGTTTGAAGCAGATCATCGAGGGCAACGAGCCTGAGACCGGCAGCCTGGACGGCCTGCAACTCTTCGCCGTTGCACGCGAAGTGATCAAGCACAGCGACGCCTTCGTGATGCACCTGCCGGCGGACGTGGAAAACTTCTCGTCGTTGCCCAAGGGGTACCTGCTTGCCGAAGACGTGGCCAAGACACGCTGGGTGATCGAAGAAGAGGGGGCGCGCATTATCTTTCCCAACCCGAAAGTGAAGAACGGATTGCGCGCAGGCATATTGGTCGTGCCGAGCGATGGTAAGGAGCTGGTCTAG
- the astB gene encoding N-succinylarginine dihydrolase, whose product MKSCEVNFDGLVGPTHNYGGLSFGNVASQSNSQQSSNPKEAALQGLQKMKALMDMGFVQGVLAPQERPDVAALRNLGFNGTDAKVIQQAAKQAMPLLVASCSASSMWVANAATVSPSADTADGRVHFTAANLNCKYHRSIEHPTTSRVLGAMFADGKHFAHHAALPAVAQFGDEGAANHTRFCREYGEAGVEFFVFGRSAFDPRYPAPQKYPARQTLEASQAVARLHGLKDDGVVYAQQNPAVIDAGVFHNDVIAVGNGEVLFYHEDAFLNTEQMLAELHGKLGKLGGNFQSVCVPRALVSVEDAVRSYLFNSQLLTRADGSMLLIVPEECRANERVWHYLQGLTSSGGLIREVKVFDLKQSMQNGGGPACLRLRVALNETELAAVNPGVIMTAPLYETLTQWVGKHYRDSLRETDLADPQLLLECRTALDELTQILKLGSVYPFQIN is encoded by the coding sequence ATGAAATCCTGTGAAGTCAATTTTGACGGTCTAGTGGGGCCGACCCATAACTACGGCGGTTTGTCCTTTGGCAACGTCGCCTCCCAAAGCAACAGCCAGCAGTCTTCCAACCCGAAGGAAGCGGCGTTGCAGGGCCTGCAGAAAATGAAAGCCCTGATGGACATGGGCTTTGTGCAAGGCGTATTGGCGCCCCAGGAGCGCCCGGATGTGGCCGCCTTGCGCAACTTGGGTTTCAACGGCACCGACGCCAAGGTGATCCAGCAGGCGGCCAAGCAGGCCATGCCGTTGCTGGTAGCCAGTTGCTCGGCATCCAGCATGTGGGTAGCCAACGCGGCCACCGTCAGCCCAAGCGCCGACACCGCAGACGGCCGCGTGCATTTCACCGCCGCCAACCTCAACTGCAAGTACCACCGCAGCATCGAACACCCCACCACCAGCCGCGTGCTGGGGGCGATGTTCGCTGACGGTAAGCACTTCGCTCACCACGCCGCGTTGCCGGCGGTGGCGCAATTTGGTGATGAAGGCGCAGCCAACCACACGCGTTTCTGCCGTGAGTACGGTGAGGCGGGCGTCGAGTTTTTCGTGTTTGGCCGCAGTGCCTTCGACCCCCGTTACCCGGCCCCGCAGAAGTACCCGGCACGCCAGACCCTCGAAGCCTCCCAGGCCGTTGCGCGCCTGCACGGTTTGAAAGATGACGGCGTGGTCTACGCCCAGCAGAACCCGGCGGTGATCGACGCAGGCGTGTTCCACAACGATGTGATTGCAGTGGGCAACGGTGAAGTGCTGTTCTATCACGAGGATGCATTCCTCAATACTGAACAGATGCTCGCCGAACTGCACGGTAAGTTGGGCAAGCTGGGCGGCAACTTCCAGTCGGTATGTGTGCCCCGCGCGCTGGTCAGTGTCGAAGACGCGGTGCGTTCCTATCTGTTCAACAGCCAGTTACTGACCCGCGCTGACGGCTCGATGCTGCTGATCGTGCCGGAAGAATGCCGTGCCAACGAGCGTGTGTGGCATTACCTGCAGGGCCTGACCAGCTCCGGGGGGCTGATCCGCGAAGTCAAAGTGTTCGACCTCAAGCAAAGTATGCAGAACGGCGGCGGCCCGGCGTGCCTGCGTTTGCGCGTCGCCTTGAACGAAACCGAACTGGCGGCGGTGAACCCAGGCGTTATCATGACCGCGCCGCTGTACGAAACCCTGACCCAATGGGTTGGCAAGCACTACCGCGACAGCCTGCGCGAAACCGACCTGGCTGACCCGCAGTTGCTGCTTGAGTGCCGGACGGCACTGGATGAACTGACGCAAATCCTTAAACTGGGCTCGGTTTATCCTTTCCAGATCAATTAA